The region GCAATCGCCATTAGTCAAACCTTGAGAAACATTTCGTCCAACGTGGGATTATCCCCAGAACGGGACGCGGGGTCAATGCGAAAGGTTCGTTTTGAGATGACGGAGAAGATCGCTTAAGTTGTTGTCAGATAAACGTTTGCAGGCAGCGAAGAGGCTGCGCCGGTTAAGCTTCTGGCAATTCATGGGGGACGCCATCGACGCCTCCGCAAGCGACAAACGCGTCTAAAGCTTCCTTGGTCGACTTGATTTCATGCACTCGGATGATCTGAACGCCAAGTCGAGCCAACGCCAACGTGGCTCCCACAGTCGCCGCAGTACGGTCCTTATCCTTATCGCCAAGGATTTTCGCCAGAAAGCCTTTTCGAGAATGTCCGACGAGCAAAGGGCAACCCAGGGTGTGGAATTCGTCACATTGAGCCATCAGATCAAGATTGTGCTGATGGGTCTTGCCGAAGCCAATTCCTGGATCGAGGCAAATTTTGCTGCGATCGATCCCCGCATACCGAAGTTGACGGTAACGGTTTTGTAGGTAGTCGAAGATATCGAGCACGACGTCGTCGTACTCGGGGTTATCTTGCATCGTTTGCGGAGTGCCCTGCATGTGCATGGCACAAACGCCGACGCCTGTATCAACGGCAAGAGGGACCATCGCTGGATCGAATTCAAGTCCGCTGACGTCGTTGATAATCTCGGCACCAGCTGCGATTGCTTCCTTGGCAACGGCCGCTTTTGTGGTGTCGATGGAAATCGGAATCTGAAGCGATTCCGACAAGGCTTGAATCACTGGAGCAACGCGGCGAATTTCCTCTTCCTCCGAGACAGGATCGGAATAGGGCCGTGTGCTTTCACCACCGATGTCGAGAATGGACGCTCCTTCCGCTTCCATCTGCAGGGCTCGATCGACGGCGGCATTTTTATCAATCCACTTACCCCCGTCTGAAAAGCTGTCGGGAGTCACGTTCAATATGCCCATCAGCATCGGCGTACGATCGAAACGCAAAACCTGCGTACGAAGCTGCCACGTCAACGCGCGATAGGGATAACGCTGGGCGAGGGTCGTGCTATGCGGAGTCGATCTCATGGCAGAAAGTGTACCAAAAGAGGGGGGCGTGCAAACCCGGCTTTCTACCAGGGGGCCTGCATGTGGCGAACCACCTGGCGGGCGAATTCGTCGATCGCTTCCTGCTGGGCAGTGACCATCGATTGGCCTGGCTCGGGGTACAGAATTCCCGTGGCCGTAATGGTTTCGTTCATCAGCACTGGAGCAGTTCCCAGAGCCGCCGGCTGACGAACGAGTTGACCTCGCTGGTCGATCCATTCGTACTGAATCTGGAAGCTCTCCTGTAGAATACGCGGATCGTCGTTTCCGTTGACCCCTTGTACGAACTTGTCGTCGACGACCAAGCTGCCTCGCAAAACACTGTCTGCCGACTGCGCATCCACCACTTTGAAGGGAGTTGTCGATTCGATTTCTTTGACAACTGCCTCGGTAATTCGTTCACCCAAGTCAGGTCGAAAACTTCCTGACCGGAATATTGGAACGTGAACCGTACGGATATCAGGCCGGTAGAGACTGCGATTGCCGATCTGGTAATGAACGCACCCGATCTGACTGACGAGCGCGATGAAAGCTGCTGAAAGCAGGATGAGTCGAGTTGGATTTCGCAGATCGTGCATCAAATGTTTTCGTATTGCGAACCTAACGGGTTTCGGTATCGCCATCAGGACGCGTGGCAATGTTCTCGATCGGTGTCGCTGCAGCTTGTGGCAAGTCCTTCTTGCGATCTAGCCAGCTATACAGGAACTCGGCCGGTGGTGCGGGCGAACCAGGGAAATCTTTGATTTCAGCAATTCGTTCTTTGGCCGCGTCTGCCATGTTCGAGGAAGGGAACTTTTTGATGATTTCACTGTAGTAGTGATGAGCCCCTTGGTATTCGCGTCGTCGATCGTAAAAGGCTGCTTTGAACCACATTCGCTCTGCCTGAGCGGCGCGAATGTCGAAGTCGAGCTTCTCGATGACTTCCATGTTCTCTTGCGTTTTATCAGGGAACTGGCGCTTGATTCGAGTCAGCAGCTTTTCCGCCTCTTCCAGTGGTTTGCCGTCGTATTCGGCACCTTGGTAGACTTTCATTTTCGTTACCACACCCAGATAGTGAGCGGTGAACTGATGCTCGCTGGTTGGGAAGTTTTCGCGGAGGTCGGTATAGAATCGGTCGGCCGATTCAAAATTGGCTTCACGGAAATGAGCATTGGCCGCCGCAAGTGTAGCATCGTCGGCCAACTCGCCGGTCGGGTCGTCTAAGCGGATCAAGTCAAACAGTTTGATCGCATTGCCGAAACGATCGAAAAGTGGCAACTGTTCGTCAGTCAGGTTCGGTTGAATCGCCCATGATCGTTCTTGCGTGTGGCGATCGAGCCAGTAGCGAGCAAGCTTGAATCGTCGATTGCCGACGGCATCGAGGTGCTTGGTGTTGGGGTACTTTTTGACCAACTGGTCGTACTGTTTCGTGGCGTCAGGATAGTTGTCGAGGAAGAAGTAGCATTCGCCGGCATACATCAACGCGTCTTCTTCCAACGTCGACTCCTGATGATAGGTGCCTGCACGTTCAAACATGCCAGCCGCTTCGTTCAGTTTGGCTCGTTTGTCGGCACCATCGGATGCCATGCCTTGCTCGTAGAGGGCTTCCGCTTGCGAGAAGAGCTTTTTCGCCAACGCTCGATTTTCTGAAGCATTGCCAGTGAGCTCCATTGTCTTGGCACCAACCCCAGTTGGGTCCCACCACGACTTTTCAGAGACCTGTTCCGAGTCGGGCGATTGGCCCCGTTGGACGGATTCTTCTTCGTAGCTGACCTGCGAGATTTCGCTCGTCATAGGGTTGTAAGCCCCTGGCGGAGGAACAGGATCGCGCTGGCCGAAGTTCATGCAACCTATCGCTGACGTAGCCGACAGAATGCCGAAGGTGACGATCGTGGTGGTTTTCATCATCGAGGACTTCCTTGCCCTATGCGTGGTCCAACCCGTTGTTCAGATCGAAAGAATTCGGAGGAATTCTCGCAATCTGGGTGTCTTGCCCAGGGTATGGCTGAGGTATCGATTGACGAGTGCTCGGACCTCCATGGCCAAGCGTGATGGAATTTCCGTTGATTGCCATCGCTCGTCTTCTGCGGCGTAAATTGACAAAAGGTGAAGTGAATCGACCGCCACATCGATGACTTGACGATGACCACTTCGTGCTCTTCTCGACAGTACGCCACCGGCGAGTAGTCCAAAGGGAGTACGTCCCCGCTCCGGGATCGGTTCGCCAGTTTCGACACAATGGGTCAGTTCCGGCAGTTGTCCCAAATAGCGGAGCAGCATCATCTCGAACCGCAACACCAAAGGCGCGACATCCTGAAGGTTATTCAACCGATCTAATATTTCCTCGGCCAAGTGAAAGACTTCCGGATGGGGATCGGAGTGGTCGGTCATCTGCGTTAACAGCTCGGCCACGTAGTAACCGGCATACAAATGTTCGACACTCTTCTGCCCAGCTCGAAATCTTCGTTCGACCTTCGCTTCGGTCAACAAGTCCAGGCTGTCGCTTTTTTTGTGGAGGAAGACTATTCGACTTACGGTCAAAACGTCAAGAGCAGACTCGAACGAGCTTTTGGGACGCTTGCACCCCTTTGCTAGCGCCGTGATCTTGCCGAAATCCTCGGTAAAGAGCGTGACGATCGAGGAAGTCTCGCTGAAGTCGACGGTGCGAATGACGATTGCTAGCGACTTTTCCGCCGACATACGATCAAGAGTTTTCTACGGTGAAATGCTGGCAACTATGCCGGCTGGACTTTGTTTTGCCGTGATCGGACCAGGCGAAGCTGATGAATTCGACGACGGTCAGAGGCGACGACCTGAATGGAAACATCTCCCACTTGAAGCTGTTCGCCCGGTTTGGGGATGCGTTTCATTTCGTGAATCACCAAACCGCCGATGGTATCGTAGTCGTCTTCTTCCGGGAGTTCCATGCCCAGGATTTCGTTGATGTCCTCGACATGTGCTTTCCCGGTGACGTCCGCTTCTTCGTCAGAAACCTGAATGATCCCGTTGTCCGTTTCGTCGATGTCATGTTCGTCGACAATTTCACCAACGATCTCTTCCAACACGTCTTCGATGGTTACCAATCCGGTGACAGCATGATACTCGTCGACTACCAAAGCCAAGTGGGTTCGCTTGCGGAGAAAATATTTCAGCAGTTCACTGACCGTCATACTTTGTGGAACATGAATGACGGGGCGAGCTAGCTCCAGTAGCGACTTGCGAGTCGATTCCGGTCGAGCAAGTTCCGGCAACAAGTCTTTGACGTACAATAGGCCCGCGAAATTGTCACGAGTGCCATCCCATATCGGAATGCGAGTACGTCCCGTCTTCGAGATAAACTCGACGATTTCCCACCAAGGCGTCGTTGCCGCAAGCGAGTCGATTTCGCTACGTGGCGTCATAATGCTGGTGGTTTCGGTATCGTCGAGATCCATCACCCCTTCGATCATTTCTCGGGCATCTTCTTCAATATGCCCTTCGCGAATTGCTTCAGTGACAATCGTGCGGATCTCTTCTTCAAACTCTTCTTCCTCGTCGGCAGGTTCATCTTCGATGCCTGCGGCCCGCTTCATTACGCCACCCAGGAAGTCGACCCCGTACGTAACAGGATAAAAGACCGTGCTGACTGCAGCCCAAACCGGCCATGTGAAATAAATGAAAGCGGGGCCGAAGTGTTCTGCAACTGCCCAGGGAAGCCAGACCATTGCCGTCATCAAAACAAGCGTTACGCCAACGACATCGCCGATGAAAGTTACGGTGTCCAGCAATGATTCTTCACGAAATCCGAGAAGCCAAGCTTGGCTTGAAATTAGAAAGATTGCCAAGCTGAGCACTTGCAAGGCCTGCGCTGCAAGAGCAGCAAGTTCATGATTTTCATGGATCGTGCTGAACAGACGAGGTCGGTCTCGCTTTTCGCAAAACTCTTCCAAGTCGTGCCAAAGCATATCAGGCAGAATCGTAGAAGCGATCGATGACAGGATCAGTACCAGCAGACTGGAGGTAGAAAGCCAGACGAACAGCGTCGGTCCCATCACCTAGGTCGCTCCTGAATTAGGGGAACTTGTTTCGGAAGCTTGAGCGGCATACTCGATGCCCAACTTGGCCAGGTAATGCTTTTCCAACCGACGCATCTCGGCACGATCTTCGTCGGAATGATCATCGTAGCCGGTCAAATGCAAGCAGCCATGAACGACGTATAACGTCATTTCATGCTCGGCGGTCCAGCCATGCTGCTGAGCTTCTTCCGCGGCATACTCGGCGCTGATCATGATCTCGCCAGAAAGAAACCCATCGTCATCATCCATCGGAAAGGTAATGACGTCGGTCGGGTAGTCGTGCTGCAGGAACCGATTGTTGAACTCGTGAATTTCGGTATTGTCGACGACGGCAATGCCAACTTCGCCGCGTGGAAAACCTTCGCCAGAGAAAACCTCTTGGACTGCTTGCTCGAACAGTTCCATCGGTACCGAAAACTGGTTTTGGCGATTGGATAAATTGATTTCGTATTCGGAGGACATCAGTCTCGCTTTACGCAGGCTGCGAACTTGGATACTTCACGCGGCCATGATAGACCGCGGTCAGGCTTTTCGTCACGCTCGATTGGATCTGACGCAGTTCGCGAAGCGTCAGGCCGCACTCATCAAATTGACCGTCCAGCAGACGTTTCATGGAAAGCTCTTCGACAAGAGCTTCAATTCTAGCGGAAGTTGGTTCCACCAAAGTGCGGCAAGCACTTTCAACCGCGTCACAAATCATTAGAACCGCAGCTTCTTTGGTTTGCGGCTTGGGCCCTGGATAGCGATAGATCGTTTCATCGACCTCGCGTTCGTCGGGATTCGATTCGACTTTGGCACTCGCGACGCGGTAAAAATACTCGACAAGCGTCGTCCCGTGATGCTGCTCAATGAAATCGATGATGGCTCGCGGAAGCCGGTTTTGGCGTGCAAGGTCGGCACCATCTTTCACGTGAGCAATGATGACGAGCGTGCTGATGGCGGGGTTCAAGCCTTCGTGACGATTGTCCGAAGCGTTTTGATTCTCGATGAAGTACTCTGGCTTCATCATTTTGCCAATGTCATGAAAGTACGCCCCGACGCGGACCAAGAGACCGTTCGCGCCGATCGCATCGGCGGCAGACTCTGCGATCGAAGCAACCGTAATGGAGTGGTTGTAAGTTCCGGGAGCACGTTGAGCGAGCTTCTGTAACAACGGATGAGCCGCATCGCCTAGTTCCAAAAGGCTGATATCGGTCAGGATTCCATAAGCCTTCTCCACAAATGGCAGCAAGCCGGTCATCAGAAAACCAGAGCCTAACGCGTAGACCCCTTGCCATGCGGCCGCTTGAAGAAGAGCCATCGTTGCCGGCTGACCGGAAACAATGCTCACACCATACTTCGTTGTAAACGCCACGACACCGGCCCACATGCCGACATAGATCAGCTTGTTGCGGCTACGAATTCGATTCATCGATAGCGTTGCGGCACTGCAAGTGGCAGTGATTGTTACGAATGCAATTAGCCCGGTTCCGCTGGTAAGCACGATCGCCAAGCTAACGCATGCGGTGACTAAAAGGGCAAACTCCTGGCGATACACAATGGAAATTGTCATCGCTAAGAGCATCGCCGGAATCAATTCTGCCTGCCAACGATCGTCAAACCAATACCCGAGTGCAATCGCCGAGCAGACAGGAATCAGGAAAAGTAGGTACTCGTTGAGATCTCGCAAGATCGTGGGGCATTTGAACACCAGATAAATGGCACAAAGGGCCCCCAAGGCGTAATACATGCCAAGGATCGCAAGCGAATAGATCGTCTTGGAGAAGAAGTTTCGCTGATCAATATAGGCGCGGTGTTCTGCGTGCAGTAGGTCGATCGCAGGTCCATCCAGCGGCTTGCCTGGGAGTACGACCGCGTCTTTGGTTGAATAGATATGCATAACCGGATCGACGGCAGCCACCGCTTTTTCACGTTCTTTCGAAGTGGCGACTTTATCAATCGTCAGCGTGCCAGGCAGGTTTTTTTCGACCCAATAGTCAACGGCCTCGACAAGGAATTTGATGTTCTCCCCTTTGGCCAATTCTTCGAGCTCCAATTGAAGGCTCTTACGAATCTTCTCGAGGACTTGGGCTTTGAGGACATCGTTTTGGGAAATGATTTGCTGGTTGGCATTCGGCCCTGGCGTTACAACGATAATGCTGGCGGCTTGCCCCTGCTTTTCTTCTAGCTGCTCCGGCGACATGATCCCGCGCGACGCGTACGGCTTGAGGGCGGCCTCTATACGTTGTTCAAAAGCATTTAGCATGCCTTCGCGAGCGAACAGCGATTTAAGCTTCTGGAATTGCTCCTCCCTTTCCATCGGGCTGAGCGGAGCTACTTCGTCGTCTGCAATGGGAAAGAACTCGTTCCAGAGTCGTTCGACTTCTGCGTCGAACTGCTTGGCAGTCGTCAATTGAACAATGATCGACTGCAGCTTGGCGCGAAGCTGATCGAGTCGTGAAGGATCGTTTTGGTAAACCGACTTGGCTTCGTTCTCGGCATCTCGTTCTGCTTTGGCGGTCGCTAGTGGATCGAGCACCGAAAACTGAACGCGAGGATGGATCTCTGCTGGAGGAACAAACCCAGGTCGATATTGCATCGCCGGGTTCCAGGCTCCCGTTACGAGCCAAAGGGCGACCGCCGCGAAAAGCGCGCATGCGAGATAAAGAAGCTTGTCGGGATGCGATAGCTCCGAGATAAACCTGCGGAACGTTCCCGGGGGAAGCTCTAGTGTTGCAACGTGTTTGGCACGTTTTTTCGTCTTGCCTGGCTGAGCCATGATTTAGTTGCCTTCGCTTGCGGGCTCGTTGTCCGAGTCCGTTTCGTAGGCATCCACGATCTTTTGGACCAGCGGGTGACGCTGGATATCTGCGTTGCTTAACTCGACGCGAGCGATTCCTTCGATATTGCGAAGGCGATACAGGGCATCTGTCAAACCACTTCGCACGCGAGGTGGCAAATCGTTCTGGGTGATGTCACCGCTGATGACCATCCGCGAATCTTTACCCATTCGCGTGAGGAACATTTTCATCTGAGCGCTGGTCGTATTCTGGGCTTCGTCCAGAATTATGAATGCATTCTTTAACGTACGACCACGCATGAACGCCAACGGGACCACTTCGATAACATCGGTCGCCATGTACTGGGTAATCAGATTCGGCTCCATCATTTCCGTGAGCGAATCGAGCATGGGCCGCAAATATGGATTGATCTTTTCATACAGCGTGCCTGGCAGGAAGCCGAGCTGTTCGCCAGCTTCAACGGCCGGTCGTACGAGCACGATCTTACCGATCCGGTTTTCTAGTAACGCTTCGACCGCCATGGCAACGGCCAGATAGGTTTTACCGGTCCCCGCAGGACCGAGCGCGAACACCATGTTGTGATTGCGAATTGCTTCAACGTAGGTGGCCTGGCCAGGGGTGCGGGGCTTGACCGCTCCACCCTTCTGAAAAGTGGAGATCGGAATGGTTTTGCGAGGAATGGGCCCGCCGTTGATTTCGGCCAAAGCCTCGTCCAGATCTTCCTTCAACAACGCACCATTGCGTTCCAAGCGATGACGCAGGTCTTCAACCACTTTCATGGCTTTGACGACGTTGCGTTCTTCGCCAGAAATGCTGACGCGCTCGTCGCGATGCGTAATCGTTACGTTCAGCGAATCACGGATACGCCTAAGGTGCTGATCACGGCTGCCGAAAAGTTGAAGGACCGATGCGTGGTCCAAAAATTTGATCGTCGCTTCGTACATCGATTGGGCAATACCTATTGCCTTATCCTGGGAAGAAGGATTCCTACGTCAAAATATAGACAATGTTTCTCGCCTGGGAATGATCAATGTCTTCAGGCGAATTGTAACGTGTTATAGGGTAAAGAGTTAACTATTTGTCGTTAATTGGCAGGCAGCCGGTGGATTCTACGCATTTTGCATAACTTAACGACTAGGACCGACAATACCGAGTTCCCAGCACAGAAGTGCGACCGGAGCTCCGAGCAGCATCGAGTCGAGAACGTCGAGAACTCCGCCGAGGCCAATCAGCCATTTACTGGAGTCTTTCGTCTCCATGTCCCGCTTAAACATCGACTCTGCCAGATCGCCCAGCATGCCAGCCGGCGAAACCAGCAAAGCAAAGAGGAGCCAGCCAAATGGGATGCCTCCGACGGGGCCGCCGATCATCCACGGTCCCACCCACTCGAACATGACGTAGCTACCCAGACACGAAGCCGCGAGGCCGCCGAGGGTACCTTCCAGCGTTTTGCCAGGCGATAGGCGTGGGACAAGTTTCGTACGTCCGAAGTTCGAACCAATAAAATAGGCACCGATATCAGAGATCTTCACGACGACAATCATCGACAACAGAGCAAACATGCCGAGTGCGTTCGCCACATCGGTATCGTCTCCGACAAGCCTCAAACGAATGATGAAGCTGAGCAGGCCACCGACGTAATAAATCGCGAAGATCGTCAATCCTAAATGGATCATCGAATGCCCTGGCTTTTCGTACCGGCGCATTTCTCCCAGGATCGCGAGCACCGCCCCAAACGCAAGCGTATACAGAATCCATTTCGCCTGTTCGATTAAGGACGGAATGGTTGAGCCTGGCCACCAAATCGGCAAGCTTGCCGCGAGAAGCACAAGGAAAGAACCGAGATGGCATGACCAGCCAATGGGATGCAACTGCTTGGCGCGAAGCAGATCCAGGATTTCTTCTGCAGCTAAAACGCCTAGCAGAAGAACGAGTGGCAGCAGCCACAAACCGGGTCTGCCAAAGTTGTATTCATAGTCGAGCCAAGAAAGTCCGCAGAGAGGCAGAATTATGGCAATCGATCCAATCAATCGCCACTTGAGCACGTGTCGCCTCCTGAGGAGTCTTGATTGGTAAGTCCGCCAAACCGGCGGTCGCGTGACGCAAAGTTTTCGATCGCATCACGCAGCGTTTCTTCGCGAAACTCCGGCCAGCATAAGTCGGTTACCCAAAGTTCGGAGTAACTGATTTGCCACAGCAGGAAGTTGCTAATCCGCATTTCTCCGGCTGTGCGAATCATCAAATCAGGATCAGGCATTCCCCGCGTATAAAGATGATCGGCGATGGTCTCTTCCGTGACATCGTCGGCGGACAGGCTGCCGTTCTTTACGCTTTGGGCAATGCATCGAACCGCGTCGACCATCTCGGCGCGTCCGCCGTAGTTGATAGCCAGGCAGAGCGTCGTGCCGGTATTTTTTGAGCTTAGCTCGATGGTCTTGTCCATCTCGCGCTGGACCTGATCGGGAATTCCATCACGACGGCCAATGATCTTCACGCGGACGTTCTGTTTCATGATCGTCGAGCGTTCTTCGATCATGTACTGCTCGAGCAGGTGCATCAGGAAGTCGAGCTCGTGCTGAGGACGTTTCCAGTTTTCACTAGAAAGACAGTACAGCGTCAACTGGCTGATCTTCAGTCGGGCACATTCTTCTACGGTGGCCCGGACCGAATGCACACCACGACGGTGCCCTTCAATCCGTGGAAGTCCCTGGCGTTGCGCCCAGCGTCCGTTGCCATCCATGATGACGGCGATGTGCTTGGGAAAACGCTCCTGGGGAAGGTCTTCGATAGGATGTCGCGCTGTCGTTGCCGTTTTGGACACGTCGCTCGTAGGGGCCGTTAGGGACAGAATCGGGGTCTCGTATGCTCGAGACCCTATTATGACTCGTCTTCCGCTTGCATTTCAACGCGGGTTTGGCCGAACGTTTTAGGTGGCAGCCAACTTCAGAACGTCTTTGGTGAAGATCGTTTGCTTGCGATCGGGACCAACGGAAACGACGCCAACAGGAAATCCAACGAGCTGTTCGATGCGGCGGACGTAGGCCAGAGCGTTTTCAGGCAGATCGTCCAGCGAACGTGCTTCGGTGATTTCTTCCTTCCAGCCTGGCAGCGTTTCGTAAACAGGCTTCACGTTGCGAAGATCGTCGACATGTGAAGGGAATCGCGTAATTTGCTCGCCGTCCAGTTCGTAGGCCACACAAACTTTGAGTTCGTCAAACGTCGAAAGAACGTCCAGCATCATCAACGAAAGGACATCGATACCGCTGATTCGAGCCGTGTAACGAACAGCAACAGCGTCGAACCAACCGGTTCGGCGAGGCCGGCCGGTGGTGGTACCAAACTCGTTGCCTCGTTTGCGGATCTTCTCGCCGATTTCGTCATGAAGTTCCGTGGGGAAGGGACCCCCACCGACGCGAGTACTGTAAGCTTTTGCCACGCCGATCACTTGATCGATGTGCTTCGCAGGAACGCCGGCCCCTGCCGATGCACCCACGCCAGAACTGTTGCTGCTGGTCACAAACGGATAGGTACCAT is a window of Bremerella sp. TYQ1 DNA encoding:
- the folP gene encoding dihydropteroate synthase — encoded protein: MRSTPHSTTLAQRYPYRALTWQLRTQVLRFDRTPMLMGILNVTPDSFSDGGKWIDKNAAVDRALQMEAEGASILDIGGESTRPYSDPVSEEEEIRRVAPVIQALSESLQIPISIDTTKAAVAKEAIAAGAEIINDVSGLEFDPAMVPLAVDTGVGVCAMHMQGTPQTMQDNPEYDDVVLDIFDYLQNRYRQLRYAGIDRSKICLDPGIGFGKTHQHNLDLMAQCDEFHTLGCPLLVGHSRKGFLAKILGDKDKDRTAATVGATLALARLGVQIIRVHEIKSTKEALDAFVACGGVDGVPHELPEA
- the lptE gene encoding LPS assembly lipoprotein LptE, which gives rise to MHDLRNPTRLILLSAAFIALVSQIGCVHYQIGNRSLYRPDIRTVHVPIFRSGSFRPDLGERITEAVVKEIESTTPFKVVDAQSADSVLRGSLVVDDKFVQGVNGNDDPRILQESFQIQYEWIDQRGQLVRQPAALGTAPVLMNETITATGILYPEPGQSMVTAQQEAIDEFARQVVRHMQAPW
- the bamD gene encoding outer membrane protein assembly factor BamD codes for the protein MMKTTTIVTFGILSATSAIGCMNFGQRDPVPPPGAYNPMTSEISQVSYEEESVQRGQSPDSEQVSEKSWWDPTGVGAKTMELTGNASENRALAKKLFSQAEALYEQGMASDGADKRAKLNEAAGMFERAGTYHQESTLEEDALMYAGECYFFLDNYPDATKQYDQLVKKYPNTKHLDAVGNRRFKLARYWLDRHTQERSWAIQPNLTDEQLPLFDRFGNAIKLFDLIRLDDPTGELADDATLAAANAHFREANFESADRFYTDLRENFPTSEHQFTAHYLGVVTKMKVYQGAEYDGKPLEEAEKLLTRIKRQFPDKTQENMEVIEKLDFDIRAAQAERMWFKAAFYDRRREYQGAHHYYSEIIKKFPSSNMADAAKERIAEIKDFPGSPAPPAEFLYSWLDRKKDLPQAAATPIENIATRPDGDTETR
- the recO gene encoding DNA repair protein RecO, with product MSAEKSLAIVIRTVDFSETSSIVTLFTEDFGKITALAKGCKRPKSSFESALDVLTVSRIVFLHKKSDSLDLLTEAKVERRFRAGQKSVEHLYAGYYVAELLTQMTDHSDPHPEVFHLAEEILDRLNNLQDVAPLVLRFEMMLLRYLGQLPELTHCVETGEPIPERGRTPFGLLAGGVLSRRARSGHRQVIDVAVDSLHLLSIYAAEDERWQSTEIPSRLAMEVRALVNRYLSHTLGKTPRLREFLRILSI
- a CDS encoding hemolysin family protein yields the protein MGPTLFVWLSTSSLLVLILSSIASTILPDMLWHDLEEFCEKRDRPRLFSTIHENHELAALAAQALQVLSLAIFLISSQAWLLGFREESLLDTVTFIGDVVGVTLVLMTAMVWLPWAVAEHFGPAFIYFTWPVWAAVSTVFYPVTYGVDFLGGVMKRAAGIEDEPADEEEEFEEEIRTIVTEAIREGHIEEDAREMIEGVMDLDDTETTSIMTPRSEIDSLAATTPWWEIVEFISKTGRTRIPIWDGTRDNFAGLLYVKDLLPELARPESTRKSLLELARPVIHVPQSMTVSELLKYFLRKRTHLALVVDEYHAVTGLVTIEDVLEEIVGEIVDEHDIDETDNGIIQVSDEEADVTGKAHVEDINEILGMELPEEDDYDTIGGLVIHEMKRIPKPGEQLQVGDVSIQVVASDRRRIHQLRLVRSRQNKVQPA
- the ybeY gene encoding rRNA maturation RNase YbeY, giving the protein MSSEYEINLSNRQNQFSVPMELFEQAVQEVFSGEGFPRGEVGIAVVDNTEIHEFNNRFLQHDYPTDVITFPMDDDDGFLSGEIMISAEYAAEEAQQHGWTAEHEMTLYVVHGCLHLTGYDDHSDEDRAEMRRLEKHYLAKLGIEYAAQASETSSPNSGAT
- a CDS encoding HD family phosphohydrolase is translated as MQYRPGFVPPAEIHPRVQFSVLDPLATAKAERDAENEAKSVYQNDPSRLDQLRAKLQSIIVQLTTAKQFDAEVERLWNEFFPIADDEVAPLSPMEREEQFQKLKSLFAREGMLNAFEQRIEAALKPYASRGIMSPEQLEEKQGQAASIIVVTPGPNANQQIISQNDVLKAQVLEKIRKSLQLELEELAKGENIKFLVEAVDYWVEKNLPGTLTIDKVATSKEREKAVAAVDPVMHIYSTKDAVVLPGKPLDGPAIDLLHAEHRAYIDQRNFFSKTIYSLAILGMYYALGALCAIYLVFKCPTILRDLNEYLLFLIPVCSAIALGYWFDDRWQAELIPAMLLAMTISIVYRQEFALLVTACVSLAIVLTSGTGLIAFVTITATCSAATLSMNRIRSRNKLIYVGMWAGVVAFTTKYGVSIVSGQPATMALLQAAAWQGVYALGSGFLMTGLLPFVEKAYGILTDISLLELGDAAHPLLQKLAQRAPGTYNHSITVASIAESAADAIGANGLLVRVGAYFHDIGKMMKPEYFIENQNASDNRHEGLNPAISTLVIIAHVKDGADLARQNRLPRAIIDFIEQHHGTTLVEYFYRVASAKVESNPDEREVDETIYRYPGPKPQTKEAAVLMICDAVESACRTLVEPTSARIEALVEELSMKRLLDGQFDECGLTLRELRQIQSSVTKSLTAVYHGRVKYPSSQPA
- a CDS encoding PhoH family protein, which gives rise to MYEATIKFLDHASVLQLFGSRDQHLRRIRDSLNVTITHRDERVSISGEERNVVKAMKVVEDLRHRLERNGALLKEDLDEALAEINGGPIPRKTIPISTFQKGGAVKPRTPGQATYVEAIRNHNMVFALGPAGTGKTYLAVAMAVEALLENRIGKIVLVRPAVEAGEQLGFLPGTLYEKINPYLRPMLDSLTEMMEPNLITQYMATDVIEVVPLAFMRGRTLKNAFIILDEAQNTTSAQMKMFLTRMGKDSRMVISGDITQNDLPPRVRSGLTDALYRLRNIEGIARVELSNADIQRHPLVQKIVDAYETDSDNEPASEGN
- a CDS encoding phosphatidate cytidylyltransferase produces the protein MLKWRLIGSIAIILPLCGLSWLDYEYNFGRPGLWLLPLVLLLGVLAAEEILDLLRAKQLHPIGWSCHLGSFLVLLAASLPIWWPGSTIPSLIEQAKWILYTLAFGAVLAILGEMRRYEKPGHSMIHLGLTIFAIYYVGGLLSFIIRLRLVGDDTDVANALGMFALLSMIVVVKISDIGAYFIGSNFGRTKLVPRLSPGKTLEGTLGGLAASCLGSYVMFEWVGPWMIGGPVGGIPFGWLLFALLVSPAGMLGDLAESMFKRDMETKDSSKWLIGLGGVLDVLDSMLLGAPVALLCWELGIVGPSR
- a CDS encoding isoprenyl transferase — protein: MDGNGRWAQRQGLPRIEGHRRGVHSVRATVEECARLKISQLTLYCLSSENWKRPQHELDFLMHLLEQYMIEERSTIMKQNVRVKIIGRRDGIPDQVQREMDKTIELSSKNTGTTLCLAINYGGRAEMVDAVRCIAQSVKNGSLSADDVTEETIADHLYTRGMPDPDLMIRTAGEMRISNFLLWQISYSELWVTDLCWPEFREETLRDAIENFASRDRRFGGLTNQDSSGGDTCSSGD